The Sebastes umbrosus isolate fSebUmb1 chromosome 4, fSebUmb1.pri, whole genome shotgun sequence genome has a window encoding:
- the LOC119487258 gene encoding uncharacterized protein LOC119487258 isoform X1, protein MITMESALNPLPQFPENSYKMTEEDVKRLIEFRASNEALFTGKRNSAKIAWSTILKGLGLEGKLTADQIAKKWDNLRTKYKDLKQPYQGQDHIGGVVESWPWFHIMDEAMHGRLYNSNLVLSPETAGNAGHRCNNQPSQNQENTDILEFLIKTEMEDTVAQEAAEHDGTGHAEAAPAEGVPMGWRRMSECSYKMTEPETERMIKLRAANEALFTGRKHSAKPAWRAILYELGLQGKLTTDQLAKKWDNLKRRYKVPLWTICRAFCLYQELKFPARGVETNPSSWPWFYRMNDAMEGRFAGGAPILTPIVEDEDEDCEPLSPTPKKRARRSRGGMAEFLTESEMDLLVDNEDKNGSTALGDLQRMAEFTYKLTEEDTRRLIELRAANESLFTGRRNTAKPAWRGIVKEMGLTGKITPDQVAKKWDNLKTKFKDLKFPPRGMEGQTNPASWPWFQLMSDALEGRLAGKAPRVTPVWSSEEDGVFGSSPPPDRDCLMAERSSVSELESMVGGDTADADGNVTYIDASGEECSTPSDLSYKMTDQDTRRMIKLRAANEALFTGRRNAAKAAWKAILKELGLQGKVSTYQMAKKWDNLKRRYKDLKYPPVGMENVADSTSSWPWFNLMNEAMEGRLTGSAPLLTPVTQDDEQHPDPAPRHRSRPAPPPPPSSSSDYGQEAFSDAGEQNQRVSEACDGPLGGLEREWEMVERDRAALERDREMVERDRASVERERAAVQAERLWLERERAAVERDRAMVEQERATLGREREVLDQRALMLNSVGHSGHLNSLM, encoded by the exons ATGATCACGATGGAGTCAGCCCTGAACCCGCTGCCACAGTTCCCAGAAAACTCCTATAAAA TGACTGAGGAGGATGTGAAGAGGCTGATTGAGTTCAGGGCGTCCAACGAGGCTCTGTTCACGGGGAAACGAAACTCTGCCAAAATAGCGTGGAG CACCATCTTAAAGGGCCTGGGTCTGGAGGGGAAGCTGACAGCTGACCAAATCGCCAAGAAATGGGACAACCTTCGGACAAAATACAAG GACCTGAAGCAGCCCTACCAGGGCCAGGACCACATCGGGGGTGTCGTCGAGTCGTGGCCCTGGTTCCACATCATGGATGAAGCCATGCACGGTCGCCTCTACAACAGCAACCTGGTGCTGAGCCCGGAGACCGCCGGTAACGCCGGCCACCGCTGCAACAACCAGCCCAGCCAGAACCAGGAGAACACCGACATCCTGGAGTTCCTCATCAAAACGGAGATGGAGGACACGGTGGCGCAGGAGGCTGCAGAGCATGATGGGACGGGCCACGCGGAGGCTGCTCCTGCTGAGGGAGTCCCTATGGGCTGGAGGAGAATGAGCGAGTGCTCCTATAAAA TGACCGAACCAGAAACGGAAAGAATGATCAAACTTCGAGCTGCGAACGAAGCTCTCTTCACCGGCAGGAAACATTCAGCCAAACCAGCCTGGAG AGCCATCCTGTACGAACTGGGTCTGCAGGGGAAGCTGACCACCGATCAGTTGGCAAAGAAGTGGGACAACCTGAAGAGGAGATACAAG GTCCCTCTGTGGACGATCTGTAGAGCTTTCTGTCTCTACCAGGAGCTGAAGTTTCCCGCTCGAGGTGTGGAGACCAACCCGAGCTCCTGGCCCTGGTTCTACCGAATGAACGACGCCATGGAGGGGCGCTTCGCCGGGGGGGCGCCCATCCTCACGCCTATCgtggaggatgaagatgaggacTGTGAGCCGCTGTCGCCGACGCCCAAGAAACGAGCCCGCCGCAGCCGAGGGGGGATGGCGGAGTTCCTGACGGAGTCGGAGATGGACCTGCTGGTTGATAATGAAGACAAGAACGGGTCCACGGCTCTGGGAGATCTGCAGCGGATGGCCGAGTTCACTTATAAAC TGACAGAAGAAGACACCAGGCGACTAATTGAGTTACGAGCCGCTAACGAGTCTCTGTTTACGGGGAGGAGGAACACTGCCAAGCCGGCCTGGAG GGGGATAGTGAAGGAGATGGGTCTGACGGGGAAGATAACACCTGACCAGGTCGCCAAGAAGTGGGACAACCTGAAGACCAAATTCAAG gacctGAAGTTCCCTCCTCGAGGGATGGAGGGCCAGACTAACCCGGCCTCCTGGCCCTGGTTCCAGCTGATGAGTGACGCTCTGGAGGGACGGCTGGCGGGAAAAGCTCCCAGAGTGACGCCCGTCTGGAGCAGCGAGGAGGACGGTGTCTTCGGCTCGTCTCCGCCTCCCGACAGAGACTGTCTGATGGCGGAGAGGAGCAGCGTGTCGGAGCTGGAGAGCATGGTGGGGGGCGACACCGCCGATGCTGATGGGAACGTAACCTACATCGACGCCAGTGGAGAGGAGTGTTCGACGCCCTCAGACCTCTCCTATAAAA TGACGGACCAGGACACCAGGAGGATGATCAAACTGAGAGCTGCTAACGAGGCGTTGTTCACCGGGAGGAGAAACGCTGCCAAAGCTGCCTGGAA ggCCATCCTGAAGGAGCTGGGGCTGCAGGGGAAAGTCTCAACCTACCAGATGGCAAAGAAATGGGACAATCTGAAGAGGAGATACAAG GATCTGAAGTATCCTCCTGTTGGGATGGAGAACGTAGCAGACAGCACGTCCTCCTGGCCGTGGTTTAACCTGATGAATGAAGCCATGGAGGGCCGCCTGACGGGCAGCGCCCCCCTCCTCACCCCCGTCACCCAGGACGACGAGCAGCACCCCGACCCCGCCCCCAGACACAGGTCCAGGCCcgcccctccccctcccccctcatcctcctcgGACTACGGACAGGAGGCGTTCAGCGACGCCGGCGAGCAGAACCAGCGCGTCTCAGAGGCGTGTGACGGGCCGCTGGGAGGACTGGAGAGGGAGTGGGAGATGGTGGAGAGGGATAGGGCAGCGCTGGAGCGAGACAGGGAGATGG
- the LOC119487258 gene encoding uncharacterized protein LOC119487258 isoform X2 produces the protein MITMESALNPLPQFPENSYKMTEEDVKRLIEFRASNEALFTGKRNSAKIAWSTILKGLGLEGKLTADQIAKKWDNLRTKYKDLKQPYQGQDHIGGVVESWPWFHIMDEAMHGRLYNSNLVLSPETAGNAGHRCNNQPSQNQENTDILEFLIKTEMEDTVAQEAAEHDGTGHAEAAPAEGVPMGWRRMSECSYKMTEPETERMIKLRAANEALFTGRKHSAKPAWRAILYELGLQGKLTTDQLAKKWDNLKRRYKELKFPARGVETNPSSWPWFYRMNDAMEGRFAGGAPILTPIVEDEDEDCEPLSPTPKKRARRSRGGMAEFLTESEMDLLVDNEDKNGSTALGDLQRMAEFTYKLTEEDTRRLIELRAANESLFTGRRNTAKPAWRGIVKEMGLTGKITPDQVAKKWDNLKTKFKDLKFPPRGMEGQTNPASWPWFQLMSDALEGRLAGKAPRVTPVWSSEEDGVFGSSPPPDRDCLMAERSSVSELESMVGGDTADADGNVTYIDASGEECSTPSDLSYKMTDQDTRRMIKLRAANEALFTGRRNAAKAAWKAILKELGLQGKVSTYQMAKKWDNLKRRYKDLKYPPVGMENVADSTSSWPWFNLMNEAMEGRLTGSAPLLTPVTQDDEQHPDPAPRHRSRPAPPPPPSSSSDYGQEAFSDAGEQNQRVSEACDGPLGGLEREWEMVERDRAALERDREMVERDRASVERERAAVQAERLWLERERAAVERDRAMVEQERATLGREREVLDQRALMLNSVGHSGHLNSLM, from the exons ATGATCACGATGGAGTCAGCCCTGAACCCGCTGCCACAGTTCCCAGAAAACTCCTATAAAA TGACTGAGGAGGATGTGAAGAGGCTGATTGAGTTCAGGGCGTCCAACGAGGCTCTGTTCACGGGGAAACGAAACTCTGCCAAAATAGCGTGGAG CACCATCTTAAAGGGCCTGGGTCTGGAGGGGAAGCTGACAGCTGACCAAATCGCCAAGAAATGGGACAACCTTCGGACAAAATACAAG GACCTGAAGCAGCCCTACCAGGGCCAGGACCACATCGGGGGTGTCGTCGAGTCGTGGCCCTGGTTCCACATCATGGATGAAGCCATGCACGGTCGCCTCTACAACAGCAACCTGGTGCTGAGCCCGGAGACCGCCGGTAACGCCGGCCACCGCTGCAACAACCAGCCCAGCCAGAACCAGGAGAACACCGACATCCTGGAGTTCCTCATCAAAACGGAGATGGAGGACACGGTGGCGCAGGAGGCTGCAGAGCATGATGGGACGGGCCACGCGGAGGCTGCTCCTGCTGAGGGAGTCCCTATGGGCTGGAGGAGAATGAGCGAGTGCTCCTATAAAA TGACCGAACCAGAAACGGAAAGAATGATCAAACTTCGAGCTGCGAACGAAGCTCTCTTCACCGGCAGGAAACATTCAGCCAAACCAGCCTGGAG AGCCATCCTGTACGAACTGGGTCTGCAGGGGAAGCTGACCACCGATCAGTTGGCAAAGAAGTGGGACAACCTGAAGAGGAGATACAAG GAGCTGAAGTTTCCCGCTCGAGGTGTGGAGACCAACCCGAGCTCCTGGCCCTGGTTCTACCGAATGAACGACGCCATGGAGGGGCGCTTCGCCGGGGGGGCGCCCATCCTCACGCCTATCgtggaggatgaagatgaggacTGTGAGCCGCTGTCGCCGACGCCCAAGAAACGAGCCCGCCGCAGCCGAGGGGGGATGGCGGAGTTCCTGACGGAGTCGGAGATGGACCTGCTGGTTGATAATGAAGACAAGAACGGGTCCACGGCTCTGGGAGATCTGCAGCGGATGGCCGAGTTCACTTATAAAC TGACAGAAGAAGACACCAGGCGACTAATTGAGTTACGAGCCGCTAACGAGTCTCTGTTTACGGGGAGGAGGAACACTGCCAAGCCGGCCTGGAG GGGGATAGTGAAGGAGATGGGTCTGACGGGGAAGATAACACCTGACCAGGTCGCCAAGAAGTGGGACAACCTGAAGACCAAATTCAAG gacctGAAGTTCCCTCCTCGAGGGATGGAGGGCCAGACTAACCCGGCCTCCTGGCCCTGGTTCCAGCTGATGAGTGACGCTCTGGAGGGACGGCTGGCGGGAAAAGCTCCCAGAGTGACGCCCGTCTGGAGCAGCGAGGAGGACGGTGTCTTCGGCTCGTCTCCGCCTCCCGACAGAGACTGTCTGATGGCGGAGAGGAGCAGCGTGTCGGAGCTGGAGAGCATGGTGGGGGGCGACACCGCCGATGCTGATGGGAACGTAACCTACATCGACGCCAGTGGAGAGGAGTGTTCGACGCCCTCAGACCTCTCCTATAAAA TGACGGACCAGGACACCAGGAGGATGATCAAACTGAGAGCTGCTAACGAGGCGTTGTTCACCGGGAGGAGAAACGCTGCCAAAGCTGCCTGGAA ggCCATCCTGAAGGAGCTGGGGCTGCAGGGGAAAGTCTCAACCTACCAGATGGCAAAGAAATGGGACAATCTGAAGAGGAGATACAAG GATCTGAAGTATCCTCCTGTTGGGATGGAGAACGTAGCAGACAGCACGTCCTCCTGGCCGTGGTTTAACCTGATGAATGAAGCCATGGAGGGCCGCCTGACGGGCAGCGCCCCCCTCCTCACCCCCGTCACCCAGGACGACGAGCAGCACCCCGACCCCGCCCCCAGACACAGGTCCAGGCCcgcccctccccctcccccctcatcctcctcgGACTACGGACAGGAGGCGTTCAGCGACGCCGGCGAGCAGAACCAGCGCGTCTCAGAGGCGTGTGACGGGCCGCTGGGAGGACTGGAGAGGGAGTGGGAGATGGTGGAGAGGGATAGGGCAGCGCTGGAGCGAGACAGGGAGATGG
- the LOC119487266 gene encoding uncharacterized protein LOC119487266, protein MAKMESTYRMTDRDIKLMIQLRAANANIFTGRKNSAMRGWRAIRKEMGIQGMLSAQQLKKKWDNLKDKYRALKNPPLGMETLAQTSSWRWFHLMDEAMSGRLAGTAAIVQPSPLSEDEEAYAALPTLILPKTEAVFSDLSVVETGSLEGVEMLGDVLELSGMEACGSVEAMSRTQSPAEAVDGDQMRRSPECETQPVMIKNQTAVLYSKLLSACTFQTSRTPSSYRPTIREDAGRGDAIREDAFREDAVREDAEDDGKLVELQREWRALEREQAEFDRELIALERDREMLNRDMATLERGRVVLERDRAAVERDRAAVERDRVVLDRDRAFLDRDRAFLDRDRVFLERAREDLERERALLRRERAVLEREGAAAVDGHQVEMTTEKEVVLQTRFYQSLMAADLDLEQLETRQRLLSLFQRLVEKL, encoded by the exons atggcaaaaatggAGAGCACATACAGAA tgacagacagagacatCAAACTGATGATACAGCTTCGTGCCGCCAACGCCAACATCTTCACGGGAAGGAAGAACTCAGCCATGAGAGGCTGGAG ggCCATAAGGAAAGAGATGGGCATCCAGGGGATGTTGTCAGCACAGCAGCTGAAGAAGAAGTGGGACAACCTGAAAGATAAGTACCGG GCGCTGAAGAACCCTCCACTGGGCATGGAGACCCTGGCCCAGACCAGCTCGTGGCGCTGGTTCCACCTGATGGACGAGGCCATGAGTGGCCGCCTGGCTGGGACCGCCGCCATCGTCCAGCCGTCCCCTCTGAGCGAGGACGAGGAGGCCTACGCAGCCCTGCCTACGCTCATTCTTCCAAAAACAGAAGCAGTTTTTTCTGATCTGAGTGTAGTTGAAACAGGAAGTCTGGAGGGCGTCGAGATGCTCGGGGATGTCCTGGAGCTCAGTGGGATGGAAGCATGCGGGAGCGTCGAGGCGATGAGCAGAACACAATCACCCGCTGAGGCTGTTGACGGAGATCAAATGAGAAGAAGCCCTGAGTGCGAGACGCAACCTGTGATGATCAAAAACCAGACTGCCGTATTGTACTCCAAATTACTGTCTGCCTGCACCTTCCAGACCAGCAGGACGCCTTCCTCCTACAGACCCACAATCAGGGAGGACGCCGGCAGGGGGGACGCCATCAGGGAGGATGCCTTCAGGGAGGACGCCGTCAGGGAGGACGCCGAGGACGACGGGAAGCTGgttgagctgcagagagagtgGCGGGCTCTGGAGAGAGAGCAGGCTGAGTTCGACAGAGAGCTCATAGCTTTAGAAAGAGACCGAGAGATGCTGAACAGAGACATGGCCACACTGGAGAGAGGCAGAGTGGttctagagagagacagagcggcTGTAGAACGAGACAGAGCGGCTGTGGAGAGAGACCGAGTGGTCCTGGATCGTGACCGAGCCTTTCTAGACAGAGACCGGGCGTTTTTAGACAGAGACCGGGTGTTTCtagagagagccagagaggatttagagagagagagagcgctgttGAGGAGAGAGAGGGCCGTCCTGGAGAGGGAGGGGGCGGCGGCGGTGGACGGACATCAGGTCGAGATGACCACAGAGAAGGAGGTCGTGCTCCAGACCAGGTTCTACCAGAGTCTGATGGCTGCAGATCTGGATCTAGAGCAGCTGGAGACCAGACAGAGACTGCTGTCTTTGTTCCAGAGGCTGGTTGAGAAGCTGTGA